A single Saccopteryx bilineata isolate mSacBil1 chromosome 11, mSacBil1_pri_phased_curated, whole genome shotgun sequence DNA region contains:
- the SOCS6 gene encoding suppressor of cytokine signaling 6: MKKISLKTFRKSFNLNKSKEETDFMVVQPPSLASDFGKEDSLFGSCYGKDVASCEIHGEVEKVGGKGRVKSESLMGTLKRRLSAKQKPKAKSGTPAGGPADDDAFSSSSAPIFKDVRAQRPIRSTSLRSHHYSPTPWPLRPTNSEETCIKMEVRVKALVHSSSPSPVLNGVRKDFHDLPSDTVCQEPNSSLKGSESSNGDLHLHLDEHVPVVIGLMPQDYIQYTVPLEEGMFPLAGPRGYCLDGPSPMEVSAVPALGGGSAFAEDEPPGAPELVVAPEIFVDQSVNGLLVGTTGVLLQSPGASHEDMPPLSPLLPPMQTSQIQRNFGGLAGTDAQVAESVRCHLNFDPNSAPGVARVYDSVQSSGPMVVTSLTEELKKLAKQGWYWGPITRWEAEGKLANVPDGSFLVRDSSDDRYLLSLSFRSHGKTLHTRIEHSNGRFSFYEQPDVEGHTSIVDLIEHSIRDSENGAFCYSRSRLPGSATYPVRLTNPVSRFMQVRSLQYLCRFVIRQYTRIDLIQKLPLPNKMKDYLQEKHY, translated from the coding sequence ATGAAGAAGATTAGTCTGAAAACCTTCCGGAAATCTTTCAACTTgaataaaagcaaagaagaaacggATTTCATGGTCGTGCAACCCCCGTCCCTGGCCAGCGACTTTGGGAAGGAGGACTCCCTGTTTGGGAGCTGCTACGGGAAGGATGTGGCCAGCTGCGAGATCCACGGGGAGGTCGAGAAGGTGGGGGGCAAGGGCAGGGTCAAGAGCGAGAGCCTCATGGGCACGTTGAAGCGGCGGCTCTCCGCCAAGCAGAAGCCCAAGGCCAAGAGTGGCACCCCTGCCGGAGGCCCCGCCGACGATGatgccttctcctcctcctcggcGCCCATCTTCAAGGACGTGCGAGCCCAGCGGCCCATCCGGTCCACATCCCTCCGCAGTCACCACTACAGCCCGACGCCGTGGCCCCTGCGGCCCACGAACTCCGAGGAGACGTGCATTAAGATGGAGGTGCGAGTCAAGGCCTTGGTCCACTCGTCCAGTCCCAGCCCGGTGCTGAATGGCGTCCGGAAGGACTTCCATGACCTGCCGTCGGACACCGTGTGCCAAGAACCAAACAGTTCCCTGAAGGGTTCCGAGTCCTCGAACGGGGACTTGCACCTGCACCTCGATGAGCATGTGCCTGTCGTTATCGGACTTATGCCTCAGGACTACATCCAGTATACTGTGCCTTTAGAGGAGGGGATGTTCCCCCTGGCGGGGCCGCGTGGCTACTGTCTGGACGGCCCTTCGCCCATGGAGGTCTCTGCTGTCCCCGCTCTGGGCGGAGGGAGCGCCTTCGCCGAGGACGAGCCCCCGGGCGCCCCGGAGCTGGTCGTGGCCCCGGAGATCTTCGTGGACCAGTCGGTGAACGGCTTGCTGGTCGGCACCACGGGCGTCTTGCTGCAGAGCCCCGGCGCGAGTCACGAAGACATGCCCCCGCTCTCACCGTTGCTACCTCCCATGCAGACGAGTCAAATCCAAAGGAACTTCGGCGGGCTGGCGGGCACGGATGCCCAGGTGGCGGAGAGCGTGCGCTGCCACTTGAACTTCGATCCGAACTCTGCCCCGGGGGTGGCCCGCGTCTACGACTCGGTGCAGAGCAGCGGGCCCATGGTGGTGACGAGCCTGACGGAGGAGCTGAAGAAACTGGCCAAACAAGGGTGGTACTGGGGACCAATCACGCGCTGGGAGGCAGAAGGAAAGCTGGCCAACGTGCCCGACGGCTCTTTCCTGGTCCGGGACAGCTCTGACGACCGATACCTCCTCAGCCTGAGCTTCCGTTCCCACGGCAAGACCCTTCACACCAGGATCGAACACTCCAACGGGAGGTTCAGCTTCTACGAGCAGCCGGATGTGGAGGGGCACACGTCGATAGTGGACCTGATTGAGCATTCCATCAGGGACTCGGAAAACGGGGCTTTCTGTTACTCGAGGTCGCGGTTGCCTGGGTCTGCCACGTACCCGGTCAGGCTGACCAACCCGGTGTCGCGGTTCATGCAGGTGCGCTCTCTGCAGTACCTGTGCCGTTTCGTCATACGTCAGTACACCCGGATAGACCTGATTCAGAAACTGCCTTTGCCAAACAAAATGAAGGACTATTTACAGGAGAAGCACTACTGA